The following are from one region of the Candidatus Neomarinimicrobiota bacterium genome:
- a CDS encoding tetratricopeptide repeat protein, whose translation ERAGDERIAGLSYLERAEIFHRKDDIDESILLATKAFKIFTEMKDRLGVAEVYKLMGMNYKKNGRFDLAEVYLGNSLRINERHDNALNKGETYLEIARLKSETDDAALAETNYAKALECFTSIEARQKMAAVAQEMSQVA comes from the coding sequence CTGAACGGGCAGGTGATGAACGCATAGCAGGACTCTCATACCTTGAAAGAGCGGAGATATTCCACCGGAAAGACGATATAGACGAAAGTATCCTCCTTGCAACGAAGGCTTTCAAGATATTCACGGAAATGAAAGACAGGTTAGGCGTTGCTGAAGTATATAAACTCATGGGAATGAACTACAAGAAGAACGGCAGGTTCGATCTTGCTGAAGTATATCTTGGTAACTCCCTACGGATAAACGAACGTCACGACAACGCGCTGAACAAGGGCGAGACATACCTTGAGATAGCGCGCCTGAAGAGTGAGACCGATGACGCTGCACTGGCAGAGACCAACTACGCCAAAGCGCTTGAATGCTTCACATCTATCGAAGCGCGGCAGAAGATGGCGGCAGTAGCGCAAGAGATGAGCCAAGTAGCCTAA